A region from the Oncorhynchus keta strain PuntledgeMale-10-30-2019 chromosome 5, Oket_V2, whole genome shotgun sequence genome encodes:
- the LOC118384539 gene encoding ribonucleoprotein PTB-binding 1-like isoform X1, translated as MEAAASVSEVAREENPNAGPNFASRPFHENYDPAVEHENWVSRDPELEPSDGGASSDNKCQRRVDEELTTLSPEEIESRLDRTRREFYNRRKIIIKNLPSDVSNQEVHELLRNYDLKYCFVDKYKGTAFITLLHGEQAQCAIKEFHQHMLREREISVQLQPTDALLCIANLPHAFSQQQFEELVRPFGNLERCFLVHSASTGHSKGYGFVEYMKKDSAARAKSELLGKQLGSRMLYVHWTEVGSLTYLLLHSRCLCVDRLPPSLLTAQDLSNALADTHAPIFCQLAQGQDDSFRRFAVLEFSSAEMAEQVQREADGRALGGTHIRVSFCAPGPPGRSMLAALIAAQTMALNRGKGLLPEPTAMQILTGLSNPATLKMLLNPLTQGRKQGLLGAAPTMPLLANPALSAALLQLLLQNQAQVQQAGLMGDTLLAAMPLQQGVHLLGDLPQGAVVPSLGLQSDLMGPINPHSMGRPSGRESPTSFSQNPSPTLQGMSISHLGGVMGAEGPTAPGLSILGHPPNDVNLPQHPFNVHSLFPSGTNCRPHPYRKRPALGNSSNQRTQNIHCNYRLRYQESYTPDYPPIHQDPLGHLYEQQEALDTGALAGFGQQRFGHPGYSEQASSHYSYPPSPPSSSYYSSVAPAPGSLPSSHLNKFYTHKDPSWPSSLAVGMPPVIHSNTHPSDLGMKTPVGGHKRLIPSPEPSPEGGYVGQHSQGLGGHYADSYLKRKRIF; from the exons ATGGAGGCCGCGGCGTCCGTTAGCGAAGTTGCCAGAGAAGAAAATCCAAATGCAGGGCCCAATTTCGCTAGCCGTCCATTTCACGAAAACTATGACCCCGCTGTCGAACACGAGAATTGGGTGTCCAGGGATCCCGAACTCGAGCCCAGTGATGGGGGTGCATCATCGGACAACAAGTGTCAGCGAAGGGTCGATGAAGAGTTGACGACGCTTAGTCCTGAAGAGATTGAGAGTCGCTTGGACAGAACTCGTCGAGAGTTTTACAATCGCCGGAAAATCATAATTAAAAACCTGCCATCCGATGTTAGCAATCAG GAGGTTCATGAGCTATTGCGCAACTATGATTTGAAGTACTGCTTTGTGGACAAATACAAGGGAACAG CTTTCATCACACTGCTCCATGGGGAGCAGGCACAATGTGCCATCAAAGAGTTCCACCAGCACATGCTCCGGGAGAGGGAGATCTCTGTGCAGCTGCAGCCCACCGACGCGCTGCTGTGCATCGCCAACCTGCCCCACGCTTTCTCCCAGCAGCAGTTTGAGGAGCTGGTGAGACCCTTCGGCAACCTAGAGCGCTGCTTCCTTGTCCACAGCGCCTCCACTGGCCACTCCAAGGGCTACGGCTTTGTGGAGTACATGAAGAAGGACTCTGCTGCTAGGGCTAAGTCTGAGCTGCTGGGGAAGCAGCTGGGCTCAAGGATGCTGTACGTCCACTGGACTGAGGTGGGCTCCCTCACCTACCTCCTGCTGCACTCCAGGTGTCTCTGTGTGGACCGTCTGCCCCCCAGCCTGCTGACTGCCCAGGACCTCAGCAATGCCCTGGCCGACACGCACGCACCCATCTTCTGCCAG TTGGCTCAGGGCCAGGATGACAGTTTCCGGCGGTTTGCCGTGTTGGAGTTCTCCTCGGCAGAGATGGCTGAGCAGGTGCAGAGAGAGGCTGACGGCAGGGCGCTAGGTGGGACCCACATCCGGGTCTCCTTCTGTGCCCCTGGACCCCCGGGACGGAGCATGCTGGCTGCCCTCATCGCTGCCCAGACCATG GCCCTGAACCGTGGGAAAGGTCTCCTCCCTGAGCCCACAGCCATGCAGATCCTCACAGGCCTCAGTAACCCTGCCACCCTCAAGATGCTGCTCAACCCCCTCACCCAGGGCAGGAAACAAG GTCTCCTTGGTGCTGCTCCCACCATGCCGCTGCTGGCTAACCCCGCCCTCTCTGCTGCTCTGCTCCAGCTCCTCCTCCAGAACCAGGCCCAAGTTCAACAG GCAGGACTGATGGGGGACACCCTTCTGGCTGCTATGCCTCTCCAGCAGGGAGTCCATCTGCTGGGAGACCTGCCTCAAG GCGCTGTGGTTCCATCCCTGGGCCTCCAGTCAGACCTTATGGGACCCATAAACCCCCACTCTATGGGTCGACCCTCGGGCAGAGAGTCTCCCACCAGCTTCTCCCAGAACCCCTCCCCCACTCTCCAGGGCATGTCCATCTCCCACCTGGGTGGAGTGATGGGGGCAGAGGGGCCTACAGCACCTGGG TTGTCCATACTAGGACACCCTCCCAACGATGTGAATCTTCCCCAGCACCCCTTCAATGTCCACAGCCTGTTCCCATCAG GCACCAACTGCAGGCCCCACCCTTACAGGAAGAGACCAGCGCTAGGCAACTCATCCAACCAGCGCACACAGAACATCCACTGTAACTACAGGCTGCGCTACCAGGAGTCCTACACCCCAGACTACCCCCCAATACACCAG GATCCTCTGGGCCATCTGTATGAACAGCAGGAGGCTCTGGACACGGGAGCTCTGGCAGGGTTCGGACAGCAG CGGTTTGGCCACCCCGGCTACAGTGAGCAGGCCTCCTCCCACTATAGTTACCCCCCCAGCCCGCCCTCGTCTTCCTACTACAGCTCGGTGGCACCCGCCCCCGGCAGCCTCCCCTCCAGCCATCTCAACAAG TTTTACACTCACAAAGACCCAAGCTGGCCGTCTTCACTG
- the LOC118384539 gene encoding ribonucleoprotein PTB-binding 1-like isoform X2, with protein sequence MEAAASVSEVAREENPNAGPNFASRPFHENYDPAVEHENWVSRDPELEPSDGGASSDNKCQRRVDEELTTLSPEEIESRLDRTRREFYNRRKIIIKNLPSDVSNQEVHELLRNYDLKYCFVDKYKGTAFITLLHGEQAQCAIKEFHQHMLREREISVQLQPTDALLCIANLPHAFSQQQFEELVRPFGNLERCFLVHSASTGHSKGYGFVEYMKKDSAARAKSELLGKQLGSRMLYVHWTEVGSLTYLLLHSRCLCVDRLPPSLLTAQDLSNALADTHAPIFCQLAQGQDDSFRRFAVLEFSSAEMAEQVQREADGRALGGTHIRVSFCAPGPPGRSMLAALIAAQTMALNRGKGLLPEPTAMQILTGLSNPATLKMLLNPLTQGRKQGLLGAAPTMPLLANPALSAALLQLLLQNQAQVQQAGLMGDTLLAAMPLQQGVHLLGDLPQGAVVPSLGLQSDLMGPINPHSMGRPSGRESPTSFSQNPSPTLQGMSISHLGGVMGAEGPTAPGLSILGHPPNDVNLPQHPFNVHSLFPSGTNCRPHPYRKRPALGNSSNQRTQNIHCNYRLRYQESYTPDYPPIHQDPLGHLYEQQEALDTGALAGFGQQRFGHPGYSEQASSHYSYPPSPPSSSYYSSVAPAPGSLPSSHLNKAVGMPPVIHSNTHPSDLGMKTPVGGHKRLIPSPEPSPEGGYVGQHSQGLGGHYADSYLKRKRIF encoded by the exons ATGGAGGCCGCGGCGTCCGTTAGCGAAGTTGCCAGAGAAGAAAATCCAAATGCAGGGCCCAATTTCGCTAGCCGTCCATTTCACGAAAACTATGACCCCGCTGTCGAACACGAGAATTGGGTGTCCAGGGATCCCGAACTCGAGCCCAGTGATGGGGGTGCATCATCGGACAACAAGTGTCAGCGAAGGGTCGATGAAGAGTTGACGACGCTTAGTCCTGAAGAGATTGAGAGTCGCTTGGACAGAACTCGTCGAGAGTTTTACAATCGCCGGAAAATCATAATTAAAAACCTGCCATCCGATGTTAGCAATCAG GAGGTTCATGAGCTATTGCGCAACTATGATTTGAAGTACTGCTTTGTGGACAAATACAAGGGAACAG CTTTCATCACACTGCTCCATGGGGAGCAGGCACAATGTGCCATCAAAGAGTTCCACCAGCACATGCTCCGGGAGAGGGAGATCTCTGTGCAGCTGCAGCCCACCGACGCGCTGCTGTGCATCGCCAACCTGCCCCACGCTTTCTCCCAGCAGCAGTTTGAGGAGCTGGTGAGACCCTTCGGCAACCTAGAGCGCTGCTTCCTTGTCCACAGCGCCTCCACTGGCCACTCCAAGGGCTACGGCTTTGTGGAGTACATGAAGAAGGACTCTGCTGCTAGGGCTAAGTCTGAGCTGCTGGGGAAGCAGCTGGGCTCAAGGATGCTGTACGTCCACTGGACTGAGGTGGGCTCCCTCACCTACCTCCTGCTGCACTCCAGGTGTCTCTGTGTGGACCGTCTGCCCCCCAGCCTGCTGACTGCCCAGGACCTCAGCAATGCCCTGGCCGACACGCACGCACCCATCTTCTGCCAG TTGGCTCAGGGCCAGGATGACAGTTTCCGGCGGTTTGCCGTGTTGGAGTTCTCCTCGGCAGAGATGGCTGAGCAGGTGCAGAGAGAGGCTGACGGCAGGGCGCTAGGTGGGACCCACATCCGGGTCTCCTTCTGTGCCCCTGGACCCCCGGGACGGAGCATGCTGGCTGCCCTCATCGCTGCCCAGACCATG GCCCTGAACCGTGGGAAAGGTCTCCTCCCTGAGCCCACAGCCATGCAGATCCTCACAGGCCTCAGTAACCCTGCCACCCTCAAGATGCTGCTCAACCCCCTCACCCAGGGCAGGAAACAAG GTCTCCTTGGTGCTGCTCCCACCATGCCGCTGCTGGCTAACCCCGCCCTCTCTGCTGCTCTGCTCCAGCTCCTCCTCCAGAACCAGGCCCAAGTTCAACAG GCAGGACTGATGGGGGACACCCTTCTGGCTGCTATGCCTCTCCAGCAGGGAGTCCATCTGCTGGGAGACCTGCCTCAAG GCGCTGTGGTTCCATCCCTGGGCCTCCAGTCAGACCTTATGGGACCCATAAACCCCCACTCTATGGGTCGACCCTCGGGCAGAGAGTCTCCCACCAGCTTCTCCCAGAACCCCTCCCCCACTCTCCAGGGCATGTCCATCTCCCACCTGGGTGGAGTGATGGGGGCAGAGGGGCCTACAGCACCTGGG TTGTCCATACTAGGACACCCTCCCAACGATGTGAATCTTCCCCAGCACCCCTTCAATGTCCACAGCCTGTTCCCATCAG GCACCAACTGCAGGCCCCACCCTTACAGGAAGAGACCAGCGCTAGGCAACTCATCCAACCAGCGCACACAGAACATCCACTGTAACTACAGGCTGCGCTACCAGGAGTCCTACACCCCAGACTACCCCCCAATACACCAG GATCCTCTGGGCCATCTGTATGAACAGCAGGAGGCTCTGGACACGGGAGCTCTGGCAGGGTTCGGACAGCAG CGGTTTGGCCACCCCGGCTACAGTGAGCAGGCCTCCTCCCACTATAGTTACCCCCCCAGCCCGCCCTCGTCTTCCTACTACAGCTCGGTGGCACCCGCCCCCGGCAGCCTCCCCTCCAGCCATCTCAACAAG
- the LOC118384540 gene encoding non-receptor tyrosine-protein kinase TYK2-like, which yields MMSRRGRSKSTRTGSSTGQCEPPQGPGVHVYLFWTKAGERYLTHTEGKVTAEELSISAAQTVGITPLCHVLFSLYDPESHCWYSPNHFFNSEEQTRLTLHYRMRFYFRNWHGLSEKEPSVSRYAPRSGTEDRGSPLLEMTSLEYLFCQAKFDFVNDVTPMEDAQGKEELSRFKNESLGMAVLHLSHQALRSGCTLQEVAKSVSFLRCIPRSFSKHIAKDNFLTKIRIRRVFADFVKTFQEHTVDVGRLGSQEVMYKYLSTLEHLAPRFGTETFLAAQLELRKDGADGSGSYLNTSHAHGASDPENVGPRVMHEVMVSGTKGIQWRKMTVQNPQANSYFGNDYLGNRKSVKQSPLQQEPKSSDTWTSFCDFPEISHITITGANVSIIKQDNLSMEVQMNSSLEALSFVSLLDGYFRLTADAHHYLCHEVAPPRVVLSATNGLHGPMNDDFVLQRLRKEAVEEGAFLVRWSVLDYHRIILAVLNKSQNGQAAIHKQFRILHSGSVFSLEGWDREFCSVKELTDSLKTFVLKSGTDNFTVKKCCLPRPAELSNLLVMRQGADQCVQPDSGALCLTQLRFHQIKDKEITQEQHLGRGTRTNIYSGSLLVWGGAEEEDEEDKWNNNLTDRKEIRVVLKILDQSHKDIALAFFETASLMSQVSHSHLVFVHGVFVKGSENIMVEEFVEFGPLDVFLRRERALVTPQWKFTVAKQLASALSYLETKQLVHGNVCAKNILVARRGLEEGTFPFVKLSDPGIALNVLSREERVERIPWIAPECVPSGAPFGRAADQWSFGATLLEICNNGDLPMSGSTLTEKERFYETRSRLTEPSSQELASFISMCLTYEPRERPSFRTVLRELTELQIKNPDISPLESLPDADPNVFLKRYLKKIRDLGEGHFGKVMLYVYDPANDGTGDYVAVKALKHEGGSHLHEGWMKEIEILKSLYHSNIVKYKGCCSELGGQTVQLIMEFLPLGSLREYLAKHRLGVAHSLLFAQQICQGMDYLHSKRYIHRDLAARNVLVENEYLVKIGDFGLTKYIPEGDVYYRVREDGDSPVYWYAIECLKESKFSFSSDIWSFGVTLYEVLTHGDHRQSPPVKFVQMMGNVQGQMTVMVLIKLLEKHNRLPCPRDCPSEVHMLMQHCWDFDPARRPSFKSLMESIEAIRKTYERQPNMWLAQISQ from the exons GTATCACTCCACTGTGCCATGTCCTGTTTTCCCTGTATGACCCTGAATCCCACTGTTGGTACAGTCCTAACCATTTCTTCAACTCAGAAGAGCAGACAAGACTGACACTCCATTATCGCATGAg GTTTTACTTTCGGAATTGGCATGGGTTGAGTGAGAAGGAGCCGTCAGTGTCGCGATATGCCCCACGGtcagggacagaggacaggggctcACCTCTACTAGAAATGACCTCCCTGGAATACCTCTTCTGCCAG GCAAAGTTTGATTTTGTGAATGATGTCACACCGATGGAGGATGCTCAAGGAAAGGAAGAGTTGAGTCGCTTTAAGAATGAGAGTCTGGGGATGGCTGTGCTGCACCTCTCTCACCAGGCCCTGCGCTCGGGCTGCACGCTACAGGAAGTGGCCAAGTCTGTCAG CTTCCTGCGCTGCATTCCGAGATCCTTCTCCAAACATATAGCGAAGGACAACTTCCTGACCAAGATCCGTATCCGGCGTGTGTTTGCTGACTTTGTGAAGACCTTCCAGGAGCACACTGTGGACGTAGGACGCCTGGGCTCCCAGGAGGTCATGTATAAATACCTGTCTACTCTGGAGCACCTAGCCCCCCGTTTCGGTACCGAGACCTTCCTCGCGGCCCAACTGGAGCTGAGGAAGGACGGGGCCGACGGGAGCGGCTCCTACCTCAACACCAGCCACGCCCATGGGGCCTCTGACCCTGAGAACGTTGGCCCTCGGGTCATGCATGAGGTCATGGTGTCTGGTACCAAGGGGATTCAGTGGAGGAAGATGACAGTGCAGAAT CCTCAGGCCAACAGTTACTTTGGGAACGATTACTTAGGGAATCGGAAAAGTGTGAAGCAATCGCCCCTCCAGCAAGAACCCAAATCCTCTGACACATGGACATCTTTCTGCGACTTCCCTGAAATCTCCCACATCACCATCACTGGAGCCAACGTCAGCATCATTAAACAGGACAACTTATCTATG GAGGTTCAAATGAATTCCAGCCTTGAGGCTCTGTCTTTCGTCTCCCTGCTGGACGGCTACTTCCGGCTTACTGCAGACGCACACCACTACCTGTGTCACGAGGTGGCTCCGCCCAGAGTAGTGCTCAGTGCCACCAATGGCCTCCATGGACCAATGAa TGATGACTTTGTGCTGCAGAGACTGAGGAAGGAAGCAGTTGAAGAGGGAGCCTTTCTTGTGCGCTGGAGCGTCCTCGACTACCACCGCATCATATTAGCTGTTCTAAACAAGAGTCAG AATGGACAAGCTGCAATCCACAAGCAGTTCAGGATCCTGCATAGTGGTTCAGTGTTTTCTCTGGAAGGCTGGGACCGGGAGTTCTGCAGTGTCAAGGAGCTCACCGACAGCCTCAAGACCTTTGTGCTCAAGTCTGGCACAGACAATTTCACTGTGAAGAAATGCTGCCTACCCCGACCTGCAG AACTGTCCAACCTCTTGGTGATGAGGCAGGGTGCGGACCAGTGTGTTCAGCCTGACTCTGGGGCCTTGTGTCTGACTCAGCTGAGGTTCCATCAGATCAAAGACAAGGAGATCacccag GAGCAGCATCTGGGCCGTGGGACCAGGACCAACATCTACTCTGGCAGTCTGTTGGTGTGGGgtggagcagaggaggaggatgaggaggacaaGTGGAACAACAATCTTACTGATCGCAAAGAGATCCGAGTGGTTCTTAAGATCTTGGACCAGAGCCACAAGGACATAGCATTA GCGTTCTTTGAAACAGCCAGTCTGATGAGCCAAGTATCTCACAGTCACCTGGTCTTTGTACACGGCGTGTTTGTCAAAGGATCTGAGA ACATCATGGTGGAGGAGTTTGTGGAGTTTGGGCCTCTGGATGTGTTCCTGCGAAGGGAAAGGGCACTGGTCACTCCTCAGTGGAAATTTACTGTAGCCAAACAGCTGGCCAGTGCCCTGAGCTACCTT gagactaaacaactgGTACATGGTAACGTCTGTGCCAAAAACATTCTGGTGGCTCGCCGTGGTCTGGAGGAGGGCACCTTTCCCTTCGTCAAGCTGAGCGATCCAGGCATTGCCCTCAACGTGCTGTCCAGAGAAG AGCGTGTCGAGCGAATTCCATGGATCGCCCCGGAGTGTGTGCCAAGTGGTGCCCCATTCGGCAGAGCTGCTGACCAGTGGAGCTTTGGAGCCACACTGCTGGAGATCTGCAACAATGGAGATTTGCCCATGAGTGGCAGCACGCTCACTGAG AAAGAGCGTTTCTATGAGACGCGGAGTCGCCTCACCGAGCCCTCGTCGCAGGAACTGGCCAGCTTCATTAGCATGTGTTTGACCTACGAACCCCGGGAGAGGCCGTCCTTCCGTACTGTGCTTCGAGAGCTCACTGAACTACAGATCAAGA ATCCTGACATATCCCCCCTGGAGTCTCTCCCAGATGCTGACCCCAACGTTTTCCTCAAACGCTACTTGAAAAAGATCCGGGACTTAGGGGAG ggtcACTTTGGGAAGGTGATGCTCTATGTGTATGACCCAGCCAACGACGGGACAGGGGACTATGTGGCAGTGAAGGCCCTGAAGCATGAGGGAGGCAGCCATCTCCATGAAGGCTGGATGAAGGAGATTGAGATCCTCAAGTCTCTTTACCACAGCAACATAGTCAAGTACAAGGGCTGCTGCTCTGAGCTGG GAGGGCAGACGGTGCAGCTGATTATGGAGTTCCTACCTCTGGGCAGCCTTAGAGAGTACCTAGCCAAACACCGCCTGGGTGTGGCTCACAGCCTCCTCTTTGCACAGCAGATATGCCAG GGGATGGATTACCTGCACTCGAAGCGATACATCCACCGGGACTTGGCTGCCCGGAACGTACTGGTGGAGAATGAGTATCTGGTGAAGATCGGGGACTTTGGCCTTACCAAATACATCCCAGAGGGAGATGTTTACTACCGCGTGCGTGAGGATGGAGACAGTCCTGTGTACTG GTATGCGATTGAGTGTCTGAAGGAGAGCAAGTTTTCCTTCTCTTCAGACATTTGGTCCTTTGGCGTGACGCTCTATGAGGTCCTGACCCACGGTGACCATCGTCAGAGCCCTCCAGTG AAGTTTGTTCAGATGATGGGTAACGTGCAGGGTCAGATGACTGTGATGGTGCTGATTAAGCTGCTGGAGAAACACAATAGGTTGCCCTGCCCCCGAGACTGTCCTAGCGAG GTCCACATGTTGATGCAGCATTGTTGGGACTTTGACCCCGCGAGACGGCCATCTTTCAAATCCCTCATGGAGTCCATCGAAGCGATTCGCAAGACATACGAACGGCAACCCAATATGTGGCTGGCCCAAATTAGCCAATGA